Part of the Opisthocomus hoazin isolate bOpiHoa1 chromosome 5, bOpiHoa1.hap1, whole genome shotgun sequence genome, ATCTGGATTCTCAGACAAAATATTACGGTGAACAAACCTGTTTTGTCGGCTAGTTTTCGTTTCTGGGTTTTGGATAACTgctcctttttatcttttttcttactTGCTGGCACATCAGGAGTTCCAATTGCAATACTATTGCTTACTGAAGTCTGAGAAGGATAAAAATGGTTGTTAATATTTAGCATGTTGGTTCCACAGGTACCTCTGTGTGTCAGTACTGAAGCTAACATACTAAAATACCTTGACTGTCAGAAAGAAGCAACGCTGTCAGCAGTCTGCAgcttttaatcatagaatcatggaatggtttgggttggaagggacctgatagaccatctagttccaacccccccaaGATGGGCAGGGCCAATCATGACTGTAGTTTTAAAAAACGTGTTGGGGACTGGAATTATTCCCTCTCAGGGTTGCAAATGGCACCTCTTACACTTTGTAAATTTAATCATGAAGTGCAATTTAGTCTGAAGGGGTTCAGACTTCCCAAACACGGAAACCATTCCTTCTTGCTCAGAGAAAATCTGCAGCACCACGGTAGCCAATAATGCCCTTACACAACACAGAAGCCACAAACAGACCCAGCCTGACTCATTCAAGACCCCGGAGGTGCGCTTACGCAATCCACTACGTCCCGGGAAGGTGGCAGTAATTTGccacttccccccacccccagcagacACCTTTTATCTCCGTTTCAGCTCTCCATAGTTTTGCTTCTGCTCCAAGTCTCCATTTTTATCTTAGTCTGTGGGACAGAACTACAGCCCACAAACATTTTGGTGTAACAGCAAAAGAACAATTAAATATAACAATTATGACCACAGAGCAATGTGGCACCTCTCTCTGTGTGTCACTGTTTCGCCACTAACGTGTGTATACCCAATATACTGGTGAACAACCTAAAGACAGAAGTATCTAGGAGTtgtaataacctttttttttctgcagttttaaaaGCAAGGGATTAAAATTTGAATTTATCTACTTACCACAGTGTTAACTGGCTGATTTTCCATTAACACCTCTTTATTATCTTTGGCATATTCAAAAAGTGTGTATGTCATAGCAGTTCCAAGATTTGCTTCAACTTCTACCATTAACTTATCCAATATACTTTGTTTAATAGCTGAAGATCTAAAAGAAATCATAAAACTCAACTATAATCTAGACAGATGACGAAAAGCTTGTCAACCAAAAAGCTCCCACATACAAGGCTAGGGAGTGAAGTTGTCGTAAATACTTACATCGTGTTGTTGAAGAAAGCATCCATCGATATGACTGGTGCTGTTTGTGGATACGTTTCCGGCCAAGAAACTTCTATTAGAAAGGCTTTGGGATCTCCACTTTCACCTATCTGAAGTGAGAAAAAACACTTTATAAATCAATGTTTCCAGTCACATATCAAGGACTACAATGCCAGTATGCAAGTCTTTCACTTAAGACTATCCAAATTCCTTAAGATAACAACTATTTTCATAAAGTTATCAGTTAGAAAATAAAGCTGTGATCTAGAAAAAGTATTACATTTCTGACATTGGTGTTAACCTCTACCCTGCAGTTTTCATCCTaggaaaaagagcagaaacaTTCAAAGCTCTCTttatggggctttttttttttccaattgcttcattttaaaagctACTTTGTAGCATCTGCAACCCAAATATTATACGATCATATACAAGAACAGAAAAGATGAAGCCTTCTTTTTCCCCCCATGCATCCAAGCTCAGAGCAATACGAAAACAAACCACAGGCCAGTGCTGAAATAAAGATGATGATAAACTAGTGACCTAAGAGAGCAAAAATAATAGATAAGAATTTCAATATTTATGTCTCAGAcctacaaatattttatttcactatGAGAAAGAATAAGTAGTAAAACATTCAAGAAGTCAGTAGAATGCGACTAGATAAAATAAATCATAACACTAAACAGAGGCACACTTTAATATAAACAATCACGCACATCAAAACAACTTAGTGAACCCAGATTACATATACAATCCTTACAATTATGTTATATTATACAAaaaacttttttaatttaaaaggagTACAGGTGCTGGCATACTATACAAACAGAAATAACCGTTTCACACAAGGATTTGGAAGACTAGAGCAACAAAGTTGGTTAAATCCGTATTGTAAAACCACACGAAAGTTCTCCCTTATGTCCCTCATTATAGAAAAGGCAAAATCTGGCTTGACCAAATTATGTGGAATGAAGCGTAGCCAGAAGAAAAGTCCTAATCAAGTTAAGGCTACTGTACttcaaaaaggaaaggaaaagggaaagggagtTGGTGCTTTTTTATTTACAGTGTCTGTTTCAGCAGAGTGGACTAACTGACATTCAGAAGCAACTGTTTTAGGGGTGAAATAAAGAAGACTTTAGTTCAAGAATCTGCAACGTTTCTCAAGACGTCATCTACAGAGTTGCAGTCCATTTCCCAGCGCTAGCAAGAAGAGCAGTGGCAGTAAGGTTTGCAGAGGTCTTTTAGCAAAGGACTGTCTGTGCACCCAGCAAATCCACACAGAAAGCTGCGTGACCATGCTCCTCCTTGTCAGTGCAACCTAAAAACTGGGTAGCCTCACTTTAAACGATGCTGCTACATTTTTCTCAATatttgaaaaatctttctttaatctCAATTTTATAGCACACTGATTACAAACCAGCTGTGCTCTGTACGTGAGACACGAGGCTCAGAAAAACGGCATACAAATTCTTTCTACCTTCTCAGGCACTTGCTTGCATTATGCCTTCTCCTAATACAAATTCTTCTGCAGGGGAAAGACGTATTATTGCATTTGTCTGACACCAAGTTTTACAGTATTTAAATTGAGTTCTCACTTTTGACAATTATTTTTCGTCTAGTAAAAATTAGCAATGATCAAAGCTAGTAAAAAGTCGAACGATACACTGTAGACTTGTAGGCGTGTCACATTACTCTTTTGAGGAAATTAAATTTACTAGGAATGGGCCTACCAGTGAAGGAACACTGCACTTACATGGATGGGATTCGAGTGTTATTAATTAAATTGACCTATATTTCATTACAATTACTGATGTTATTCTGAGGTTATTTGAGAAGTAACAAAAAGGTGATTTTAGATGCTTCTTCCCCACTACTGGCATACGGCACTTTAAGAAGCCCCCCTTCTGTCCCATGGGTGCCTAAGTTTTCATCAGCAAAGTTCTCTGGCCATCCAAAGATCTGCCTCAGTCCATGCTCAGAAGAATTTCCAGGTCTTTAAATTTGAGAAAGCTGGCAAGAATTTCACACCAGAATCTAACTGAATATCTCAAGCTCAGCACTCCCTGTACATCTCCCCTGAGCAGATCACATCAGTGCATGCACCCAAAGCATTTTgcggatttcacagaatcatagaatgctttgggttggaagggacctttaaaagtcatctagtccaacgcccctgcagtgagcagggacatcttcaactggatcaggttgctcagagccccatccaacctggccttgaatgtttccagggactgggtctccactacctctctgagcaacctgtgacagtgtttcaccaccccttTCTCTCTAGCAGTTAGAGAAGGCATGTCAGCTACCTCTGGACAAGAGACTAGAACCTTGTAACTGGGCAATGAGAAAGGTTCAAAGCGTTACACATAAACGTCTCCGTAAGCGACGTTTCTGCTCAGTGCAGTCCAGCAGGCTGGCTCCTTCAGCCGGTCTGACAGTTCTGGCTATGCAGTGCATACAGTAAGATGCCTGGCTAAGGGATGATAAACCCGCACTGGGAGCGGGTCCttcagcatagaatcacagaatcatagcatggtttgcgctggaagggagctttagaggtcatccagcccaacccccctgcagtgagcagagacattttccattgggtcaggttgctcagagccctgtccaacctggcctggaatgtttccagggatggggcatcgaccacctctctgggcagcctgggccagggtctcaccaccctcactgtaaaaaatgtcttccttctatccagtctaaatctgccctcttttagtttaaagccattacctcttgtcctgccacaacaggccctgctgaaaatattttccccatctttcccataggccccttcagctacagaaag contains:
- the RWDD4 gene encoding RWD domain-containing protein 4, producing the protein MAANEDQEMELEALRSIYEGDRCFRELSPVSFQYRIGESGDPKAFLIEVSWPETYPQTAPVISMDAFFNNTISSAIKQSILDKLMVEVEANLGTAMTYTLFEYAKDNKEVLMENQPVNTVTSVSNSIAIGTPDVPASKKKDKKEQLSKTQKRKLADKTDNKGELPRGWNWVDVIKHVSIFKLPFFYH